In Pirellulales bacterium, the following proteins share a genomic window:
- a CDS encoding type II secretion system F family protein, whose amino-acid sequence MSPTLLISIAAFVSVAALVGCIAMFFREKSDKGVEQRLDILTGATSATAAKDGLLRNGLLQRPLEAGSGILEGVLTRFGNLRLLFEQADTTLTPSKLLAISAVLALVGAFASMVAGFPPVATPVGAAAMAALPLLWLTFRRGRRMKAFAVQLPDALELIARALRAGHSLGSGFNLVREEMPAPIGKEFGRVFEEQNLGIPMDDSLSGLTERVPNLDLKFFATAIVLQRQTGGDLAEILDKIGYIVRERFKIWGQVQALTGEGRLSGVVLLGLPPVLFLAVYRLNPDYVMMLFTDPMGKKMLAGAVVMQVLGALVIRKIINIKV is encoded by the coding sequence ATGAGTCCAACCTTATTGATATCGATCGCGGCATTCGTGAGTGTCGCCGCCTTAGTCGGCTGCATCGCGATGTTCTTCCGCGAGAAGAGCGATAAAGGTGTCGAGCAGCGGCTCGATATTCTTACCGGAGCAACGTCGGCCACGGCCGCCAAAGACGGGCTGCTCAGGAACGGACTGCTGCAACGTCCGCTGGAAGCCGGCTCCGGAATTCTGGAAGGCGTGCTGACGCGGTTCGGCAATTTGCGTCTGTTGTTCGAACAAGCGGATACGACGCTCACGCCGTCCAAGCTGCTGGCGATCTCGGCCGTGCTGGCGCTGGTAGGAGCGTTCGCCTCGATGGTTGCCGGCTTTCCGCCCGTTGCGACACCTGTGGGTGCGGCCGCGATGGCGGCACTACCGCTTCTTTGGTTGACGTTCCGCCGCGGCCGGCGCATGAAGGCTTTCGCCGTGCAGCTTCCGGACGCGCTGGAGCTGATCGCCCGCGCGCTGCGTGCCGGTCACAGTCTGGGCTCGGGATTCAATTTGGTCCGCGAGGAGATGCCGGCCCCCATCGGCAAGGAATTCGGTCGCGTATTCGAAGAACAGAACTTGGGCATTCCCATGGATGATTCGCTGTCCGGACTTACCGAACGCGTGCCCAACCTGGACCTGAAGTTTTTTGCTACGGCCATCGTGCTACAACGCCAGACAGGCGGTGACCTGGCCGAGATCCTCGACAAGATCGGTTACATCGTTCGCGAACGATTCAAGATTTGGGGCCAAGTGCAAGCTCTGACCGGCGAAGGTCGCCTCTCTGGCGTCGTGTTGCTGGGCCTGCCGCCGGTATTGTTTTTGGCGGTGTACCGGCTCAATCCCGACTACGTGATGATGCTATTCACCGATCCGATGGGCAAGAAAATGCTGGCCGGTGCGGTGGTCATGCAGGTCTTGGGCGCACTTGTCATTCGCAAGATCATCAACATCAAGGTGTAA